The proteins below are encoded in one region of Paramisgurnus dabryanus chromosome 2, PD_genome_1.1, whole genome shotgun sequence:
- the LOC135778838 gene encoding troponin I, fast skeletal muscle, with translation MSEKKMTSSRRHHLKSLLLQIAHDILEEEAAQAEQEKETYMQENCPALSLPGSSQELQELCKKLHHQIDVIDEQRYDMESKVAKSNKEIEDLKIKIQDLKGKFKKPVLKKVRMSADAMLQALLGSKHKVSLDLRANLKQVKKEVKEEEKEAVGDWRKNIEDKAGMDGRKKMFESEA, from the exons ATGTCTGA gAAAAAGATGACATCCAGCCGTAGGCACCATCTGAAG AGCTTGTTGCTTCAGATTGCCCACGATATTTTAGAGGAAGAGGCAGCTCAGGCGGAGCAGGAAAAAGAGACATACATGCAGGAGAACTGCCCTGCACTTTCACTGCCTGGAAGCTCGCAAGAACTCCag GAACTGTGTAAGAAGCTGCATCATCAGATTGATGTCATTGATGAACAAAGATACGACATGGAGAGCAAAGTGGCCAAATCAAACAAGGAG ATTGAGGATTTGAAGATAAAGATTCAAGACCTAAAGGGTAAATTCAAGAAGCCCGTTCTGAAGAAAGTGCGCATGTCTGCTGATGCCATGCTGCAGGCACTGCTGGGCTCGAAACACAAAGTGTCCCTGGACTTAAGAGCCAACCTTAAACAGGTCAAGAAAGAGGTTAAAGAGGAG GAGAAAGAGGCAGTGGGTGACTGGCGTAAGAACATTGAGGATAAGGCTGGTATGGATGGCAGAAAGAAGATGTTTGAGTCCGAGGCCTAA
- the LOC135778837 gene encoding troponin I, fast skeletal muscle-like, with protein MSDKKMTSSRRHQLKSLLLAIAKDMMEVEKKQAQEERTRYMEEKCPPLSLPHSVQELQDLCKQLHQKIDVVDEERYDMASKVAKGEKEIEDLKIKVQDLKGKFKKPVLKKVRMSADAMLQALLGSKHKVCMDLRANLKQVKKEVKEEDKLEPVGDWRKKIEDQAGMDGRKKMFESEA; from the exons ATGTCTGA TAAAAAGATGACCTCGAGCCGCAGGCATCAACTAAAG AGTCTGCTCCTGGCTATAGCCAAAGACATGATGGAGGTAGAAAAAAAGCAGGCACAGGAAGAAAGAACACGTTATATGGAGGAGAAATGCCCTCCTCTCTCTTTGCCTCACTCGGTGCAGGAATTGCAG GATCTGTGCAAACAGCTCCATCAAAAGATCGATGTGGTGGATGAGGAGAGATATGACATGGCTTCCAAAGTGGCTAAGGGTGAAAAAGAG ATTGAGGATTTGAAGATTAAGGTTCAGGACCTTAAAGGTAAATTCAAGAAGCCTGTTCTGAAGAAAGTGCGAATGTCAGCTGATGCCATGCTGCAGGCACTGCTGGGCTCTAAGCACAAAGTGTGCATGGATCTGAGAGCCAACCTCAAACAGGTCAAGAAAGAGGTCAAAGAGGAG gACAAGCTGGAACCTGTAGGTGACTGGCGTAAGAAAATCGAGGATCAGGCTGGTATGGATGGCAGAAAGAAGATGTTTGAGTCCGAGGCTTAA